Proteins encoded in a region of the Zunongwangia endophytica genome:
- a CDS encoding zinc-dependent metalloprotease has protein sequence MIKKVLVLGLCSALALGCKTSKTVTENAQQEDKKGDFKSYAKVITKDAITDSGLFTTHKVDDKVYFEIPDSLFNKDMLWVSRIAKAPSGYGGGYVNAGSKVNEQVVRWSKRGKNIDVKVMSFENKSDEESPINKSVKANNFEPILYSAAIETMKPDSSAYVIDVTNLFEDEVAAINAMDASARKRYKVKRLDKSRSYIEEVHAFPENVEVRHVMTYDAEEPPERGQASTISMLMNQSMILLPEDKMMPRIADYRVGWFTVGKYDYDSEALKSYDYEIIRRWRLEPKDVEAYKNGELVEPVKPIVYYLDPATPMRWRPYFKKGIEDWNKAFEAAGFKNAIIAKNPPTKEEDPDFSPEDVRYSVVRYVASTTRNAVGPSVTDPRTGEIIESDIIWYHNHLRSYRNRFMIEAGAQNPKARTLETPEEEIGEMMRMVIAHEVGHALGLPHNMKASAAYPTDSLRSAAFTQKYGLTPSIMDYARVNYVAQPEDKGVRYIRMMGPYDIYAINWGYRYLPEAESSKDEKESLDRWILEKAGDPIYEFGSGYGGRDPQSQRESLGKDQVKASEYGLANMKKVVPNLIDWTTKDGYGYDDLEEVYGELIKLWRGYLYHVVTNVGGVYETRKTADQEGVMYSPVSDDIQKEAVAFLNKNAFTTPNWLLDSEILDRIQSTGAVERIKQLQTRVLSNLLDEDRLMRMIENKQLHGNNYSVIALLEDLRSGIFTELYSGEKVDVYRRNLQRAYVDMSIGYINELEERNDIAGTDIIPLMRGELATLKSQINRMQYSTSDRLSRYHYKDLIARIDKAFSNK, from the coding sequence ATGATAAAAAAAGTTTTAGTACTCGGGTTATGCTCTGCCTTAGCTTTAGGCTGCAAAACCTCAAAAACTGTAACCGAGAATGCGCAGCAGGAGGACAAAAAAGGCGACTTTAAATCTTATGCTAAAGTAATTACTAAAGATGCTATTACAGATAGCGGTTTATTTACCACGCATAAAGTAGATGATAAGGTCTATTTCGAAATTCCAGATTCACTCTTTAATAAAGATATGCTTTGGGTAAGCAGGATTGCTAAAGCACCTTCGGGTTACGGCGGCGGTTATGTAAATGCAGGTTCCAAAGTAAACGAGCAAGTAGTACGTTGGAGTAAGCGCGGAAAAAACATCGATGTAAAAGTGATGAGCTTTGAAAATAAGAGCGACGAAGAATCACCTATAAATAAGTCGGTTAAAGCAAATAATTTTGAGCCCATTCTTTATAGCGCGGCTATTGAAACGATGAAGCCAGACAGCAGTGCCTACGTTATAGATGTGACAAATCTTTTTGAAGATGAAGTTGCTGCTATTAACGCGATGGACGCATCTGCCAGAAAAAGATACAAAGTAAAGCGATTAGATAAGAGTAGATCTTATATTGAAGAAGTACATGCTTTTCCAGAAAATGTAGAAGTAAGACACGTAATGACTTACGATGCGGAAGAACCACCAGAACGCGGGCAGGCCAGTACCATTTCTATGTTAATGAACCAGTCTATGATTCTTCTTCCTGAAGATAAAATGATGCCAAGAATTGCAGATTATCGAGTTGGTTGGTTTACCGTTGGCAAATACGATTACGATTCAGAAGCGCTAAAATCTTATGATTACGAAATTATTAGAAGATGGCGATTAGAGCCTAAAGATGTTGAAGCTTACAAGAATGGAGAACTTGTAGAGCCTGTAAAACCAATTGTTTATTATCTTGATCCTGCTACACCTATGCGGTGGAGGCCTTATTTTAAGAAAGGGATAGAAGACTGGAATAAAGCTTTTGAAGCAGCTGGATTTAAAAATGCAATTATAGCAAAGAATCCACCTACTAAAGAAGAAGATCCAGATTTTAGTCCGGAGGATGTAAGATATTCTGTGGTTCGTTATGTAGCTAGTACAACTAGAAATGCCGTAGGACCTTCAGTAACCGATCCCAGAACAGGGGAAATTATAGAAAGTGATATTATTTGGTACCATAATCACTTACGTTCTTACAGGAACAGGTTTATGATCGAAGCTGGAGCTCAGAATCCGAAAGCTCGAACTCTAGAAACTCCTGAAGAGGAAATTGGGGAAATGATGCGTATGGTGATTGCACACGAGGTAGGGCATGCTTTAGGTCTTCCGCATAACATGAAAGCTAGTGCAGCTTATCCTACAGATTCTTTACGTTCGGCAGCTTTTACCCAAAAATATGGTCTAACTCCGTCTATTATGGATTACGCTCGTGTAAATTACGTAGCGCAACCAGAGGATAAAGGTGTTCGTTATATAAGAATGATGGGACCATACGATATTTATGCCATTAACTGGGGATATCGTTATTTACCAGAAGCTGAATCTTCTAAAGACGAAAAAGAGAGTCTAGATCGATGGATCTTAGAAAAAGCTGGAGATCCTATATATGAGTTTGGTAGTGGTTATGGTGGTCGTGATCCACAGTCGCAAAGAGAAAGTTTAGGTAAAGATCAGGTAAAGGCAAGTGAATATGGATTAGCTAATATGAAAAAGGTTGTCCCTAATTTGATCGATTGGACTACTAAAGACGGCTATGGTTATGATGATCTAGAAGAAGTATACGGTGAACTAATAAAACTTTGGAGAGGATACTTATACCACGTAGTGACTAATGTAGGTGGAGTGTATGAAACTAGAAAAACTGCAGATCAAGAAGGAGTAATGTATTCTCCTGTTTCAGATGATATTCAAAAAGAAGCAGTTGCTTTTTTGAACAAGAATGCTTTTACAACCCCAAATTGGTTATTAGATAGTGAGATTTTAGATCGGATTCAGTCTACAGGTGCGGTAGAACGTATCAAACAACTTCAGACAAGAGTGTTGAGTAATTTATTGGATGAAGATCGTTTAATGAGAATGATAGAGAATAAGCAATTGCACGGCAATAACTATTCAGTAATAGCACTTTTAGAAGACTTAAGGAGTGGGATCTTTACTGAACTTTATAGCGGTGAAAAGGTAGATGTATACCGAAGAAATTTGCAACGCGCTTATGTAGATATGAGTATAGGTTACATTAATGAGCTTGAAGAAAGAAACGATATTGCAGGAACAGATATAATTCCTTTGATGCGTGGCGAATTGGCAACACTGAAGTCTCAGATCAATCGCATGCAATATTCCACTTCAGACCGATTAAGTAGATACCATTATAAAGATTTAATTGCAAGAATCGATAAGGCTTTTTCGAATAAATGA
- a CDS encoding ImmA/IrrE family metallo-endopeptidase — translation MMIQIKYNKGSLKAKEILDDCGFEHLLDFPLELFASGLGATVIEKPLINSDGRIIFGKKHTLIEINQNIPFETRKRFTVAHELGHYILHPGLELHNDNESTTSWFNNKENQAKHGKVEYEANQFASELLVPSQMFYEEQKNEKFSPDLLRSLAYKFKVSITAIAFKYFELGSHPISLIHTHNNRVTYWKRPPSYPHFMKNMIKLRPPGDSVATEFFEKGKVYPEKFSKQEIWKSTWFELKDWENDNGFDFYEYCVVSQHYNMTLSIVWEE, via the coding sequence ATGATGATTCAGATAAAATATAACAAAGGATCATTAAAAGCTAAGGAAATATTAGATGATTGTGGATTTGAACATTTATTAGATTTTCCTTTGGAACTATTTGCTTCTGGGCTTGGAGCTACGGTAATTGAAAAACCTTTGATTAACTCTGATGGACGAATCATTTTTGGAAAGAAACACACTTTAATTGAGATTAATCAAAATATTCCATTTGAAACTAGAAAGCGATTCACTGTTGCCCATGAACTAGGTCATTATATTTTGCATCCCGGTTTAGAATTGCATAATGATAATGAATCAACTACATCATGGTTTAATAACAAAGAAAACCAAGCTAAACACGGCAAGGTAGAATATGAAGCGAATCAATTTGCTTCTGAGTTATTGGTTCCTAGTCAAATGTTCTATGAGGAACAGAAAAATGAAAAATTTTCACCTGATTTATTACGATCATTAGCATACAAATTTAAGGTTAGCATAACGGCTATAGCTTTCAAATATTTTGAGTTAGGAAGTCATCCCATTTCTTTAATACACACCCATAACAATAGAGTAACATATTGGAAAAGACCTCCTAGCTATCCTCATTTTATGAAGAATATGATTAAACTGCGTCCACCAGGAGATTCAGTCGCAACAGAATTTTTTGAGAAAGGGAAAGTGTATCCTGAAAAATTTTCTAAGCAAGAAATCTGGAAATCCACATGGTTTGAATTAAAAGATTGGGAGAATGATAACGGTTTTGATTTCTATGAATATTGTGTTGTATCACAACATTACAATATGACCCTAAGTATAGTTTGGGAGGAATAA
- a CDS encoding nucleotidyltransferase domain-containing protein yields MMNFQDYLNRSGHRREDLLARMALSLELDETRAKRMESAYKAIYKVLESDEEFFSKVDFKVYPQGSVAIGTTTKPRGKDEFDLDIVVHIEDPYYNYSAYEIYNHLIRVLSNNETYKQKLEKKNRCARINYEGDFHMDILPGCIIAYNEQRLKIPDILLKGWSSSFPKGYISWFDERANMVKVTLLEKAFNSYSPTEAKSEQEDLPNESLYKKASKKSYPAYETL; encoded by the coding sequence ATGATGAATTTTCAAGATTACCTCAACAGATCAGGTCATAGAAGAGAAGACCTACTTGCCAGAATGGCATTATCCCTTGAATTAGATGAAACCAGAGCTAAAAGGATGGAATCGGCATATAAGGCGATATATAAAGTTCTAGAATCAGATGAAGAGTTTTTTTCAAAAGTAGACTTTAAAGTCTACCCTCAGGGTTCTGTAGCTATTGGAACCACTACTAAGCCAAGAGGAAAAGATGAGTTTGATTTAGATATAGTTGTTCATATTGAAGACCCATACTACAATTACTCAGCCTATGAAATATACAATCACTTAATCCGAGTTCTTTCCAACAATGAAACATATAAACAGAAATTAGAAAAAAAGAATCGTTGTGCTAGGATCAATTATGAAGGTGATTTCCATATGGACATTCTACCGGGGTGCATTATTGCATACAACGAACAGAGGTTGAAGATTCCAGATATACTACTTAAGGGATGGTCATCATCATTTCCGAAAGGGTATATTAGTTGGTTTGACGAGAGAGCTAACATGGTTAAGGTAACTCTTCTTGAAAAAGCGTTTAATAGCTACTCTCCAACTGAGGCTAAATCTGAGCAAGAGGACTTACCAAATGAGAGTCTATATAAAAAAGCCTCTAAAAAGAGCTATCCAGCTTACGAAACGTTATAG
- the katG gene encoding catalase/peroxidase HPI, with translation MANNNHQESSDNHKVWEVNDSSKCPFLGGSKKFTAGTGTTNKDWWPNQLNLKILSQHSSKTNPMDEDFNYASAFKKLDLKAVKQDLFELMTDSQDWWPADYGHYGPFFIRMAWHSAGTYRIADGRGGASSGSQRFAPLNSWPDNANLDKARLLLWPIKQKYGKKISWADLMILAGNCALESMGFDTFGFAGGREDIWEPEQDIYWGSEGEWLGNKERYEEGNTLENPLGASHMGLIYVNPEGPNGNPDPLGAAKDIRETFGRMAMNDYETVALIAGGHSFGKTHGAADPEKYVAEEPAGATIEEMNLGWKNTFGTGNAGDTITSGLEGAWTTTPTKWSHNFFENLFGFEWELSKSPAGAHQWKPKDNAGAGTVPDAHDPNKKHAPFMLTTDLALKMDPEYEKISKHFYENPDEFAKAFSKAWFKLTHRDMGPLSRYLGSEVPNEELIWQDPVPAVDHELINKEDIAALKDKILNSGLSVSELVATAWASASTFRGSDKRGGANGARIRLEPQRNWEVNNPQQLQKIISKLEEIQAHFNSSSERKISLADLIVLAGNAAIEKAAKDAESSIDLEFTPGRTDATEEQTDADAFNALEPESDGFRNYIRGNENVSTSAETMLIDRAQLLTLNVPELTVLFGGLKVLDINYDGSKNGVFTQKPGVLSNDYFINLLDMSTTWSATNDAQTVFVGKNRKTGETKWTASRADLIFGSNSELRAQAEVYACADSQEKFLKDFAKAWTKVMNLDRFDLK, from the coding sequence ATGGCAAACAATAATCATCAAGAAAGCTCAGATAATCATAAAGTTTGGGAAGTAAATGACTCCAGTAAATGTCCTTTTTTAGGCGGTTCAAAAAAATTTACAGCCGGAACCGGAACTACAAATAAAGACTGGTGGCCCAACCAGCTGAATCTAAAAATATTAAGTCAGCATTCTTCAAAAACCAATCCGATGGACGAGGATTTTAATTATGCTTCAGCATTTAAAAAACTAGACCTAAAAGCGGTAAAACAGGATCTTTTTGAATTGATGACCGATTCACAGGATTGGTGGCCGGCAGATTATGGGCATTACGGACCATTTTTTATAAGAATGGCGTGGCATAGCGCTGGGACGTATCGTATTGCCGATGGTCGCGGCGGGGCAAGCTCTGGATCACAACGTTTTGCGCCTCTAAATAGCTGGCCAGATAATGCCAATCTCGATAAAGCACGCCTGCTTTTATGGCCAATCAAACAAAAATATGGTAAAAAAATTAGCTGGGCAGATCTAATGATCCTGGCAGGTAACTGCGCTTTAGAATCGATGGGATTTGACACTTTTGGTTTTGCCGGTGGTCGTGAAGATATTTGGGAACCCGAACAAGATATTTATTGGGGATCTGAAGGCGAATGGTTAGGAAACAAAGAACGTTATGAGGAAGGCAACACCCTAGAAAATCCTTTAGGCGCTTCGCATATGGGACTAATTTACGTAAATCCCGAAGGTCCTAACGGAAATCCAGATCCATTGGGTGCCGCAAAAGACATTAGGGAGACTTTTGGCCGAATGGCAATGAACGATTATGAAACCGTCGCTCTAATCGCTGGCGGACATAGCTTCGGAAAAACGCACGGTGCTGCCGATCCTGAAAAATATGTTGCTGAAGAACCGGCAGGTGCAACCATCGAAGAAATGAATTTAGGTTGGAAAAATACCTTCGGAACAGGAAATGCCGGGGATACGATTACAAGCGGACTTGAAGGTGCATGGACTACTACCCCAACAAAATGGAGCCATAATTTCTTTGAAAATCTTTTTGGTTTTGAATGGGAACTAAGCAAAAGTCCTGCTGGTGCTCACCAATGGAAACCTAAAGATAATGCCGGTGCAGGTACGGTTCCAGACGCACACGATCCTAATAAAAAGCACGCACCATTTATGCTTACTACCGATCTTGCTTTAAAAATGGATCCAGAATACGAAAAAATCTCAAAACATTTCTACGAAAATCCAGATGAATTTGCCAAAGCTTTTTCTAAAGCATGGTTTAAATTAACGCATCGTGATATGGGGCCGCTTTCCAGATATTTAGGATCAGAGGTTCCTAACGAAGAATTAATCTGGCAGGATCCCGTACCGGCTGTAGATCACGAATTGATAAATAAAGAAGATATTGCAGCTTTAAAGGATAAAATTTTGAACTCAGGATTATCAGTTTCAGAACTTGTTGCTACGGCATGGGCTTCAGCTTCAACTTTTAGAGGTTCAGATAAACGCGGTGGTGCCAATGGCGCGAGAATTCGTTTAGAGCCACAACGCAATTGGGAAGTAAATAATCCGCAACAACTTCAAAAGATCATCTCAAAATTAGAAGAAATTCAAGCTCATTTTAATTCTTCTTCGGAAAGAAAAATATCATTAGCAGACCTAATTGTTCTTGCCGGAAATGCAGCTATCGAAAAAGCTGCTAAAGACGCCGAAAGTTCTATTGATCTTGAATTTACCCCAGGACGCACAGATGCGACTGAAGAACAAACCGATGCTGATGCCTTTAATGCGTTAGAACCAGAATCTGACGGATTTAGAAATTACATTAGAGGTAATGAGAATGTAAGTACTTCTGCTGAAACCATGTTAATCGATAGAGCGCAATTGCTAACGCTTAATGTTCCTGAATTAACCGTACTTTTTGGCGGACTAAAAGTTTTAGACATTAATTACGATGGTTCTAAAAACGGAGTATTCACTCAAAAACCTGGCGTTTTAAGTAACGATTATTTTATCAACCTGTTGGATATGAGTACAACTTGGAGTGCTACCAACGATGCACAAACAGTGTTTGTTGGTAAAAATCGAAAAACTGGAGAAACTAAATGGACAGCCAGTCGTGCCGATCTAATATTCGGTTCAAACTCTGAACTACGCGCCCAAGCTGAAGTTTACGCTTGTGCTGATAGCCAGGAGAAATTCTTAAAAGATTTCGCTAAAGCCTGGACCAAAGTAATGAACTTAGATCGCTTTGATTTAAAATAA
- a CDS encoding GAF domain-containing protein has protein sequence MEKEKIRQELFSGFKFQDKTSEKILDELTQMASAICDTPISLISLVGKEKQFFKSKIGLDIKETPIESSFCRYAIENPKEVLIVEDPLNDVRFKNNPLVLGEPYIRFYAGAPLISGDGIALGTLCVIDRKKRELTSTQIKALQILANQTIDYLEHKKEHRNQTDLLRKSILKFNKLSNHSLDALFQLEVNEERNIHFTYINDTIKKLLPQLKPEEFKKNPFKALPFIHADDRLKLENTFVESIKNRVEWDITYRVSKPNGEYAWHQSRAFPDIQVGRRTIWYGSFRDVTDRKNYIDLLEQIIFDISHIMRRPIANMLGLIHLLEVSSNDEDMLNNREIIKYIKVVSEEIDEEIKGLNENYQKIKKSFSKLY, from the coding sequence ATGGAAAAAGAAAAAATTAGGCAGGAGCTGTTCAGTGGTTTTAAATTTCAGGATAAAACTTCAGAAAAAATTCTAGACGAATTAACTCAAATGGCTTCTGCTATTTGCGATACTCCTATTTCATTAATTAGCCTTGTAGGCAAGGAGAAACAATTCTTCAAATCTAAAATCGGACTTGATATTAAGGAAACTCCTATTGAAAGTTCCTTCTGTAGATATGCCATCGAAAACCCGAAAGAAGTTTTAATTGTTGAAGATCCTCTTAATGACGTCCGTTTTAAAAACAATCCTTTAGTATTAGGAGAGCCCTACATAAGATTTTACGCCGGTGCTCCCTTAATTAGTGGTGATGGGATTGCCTTAGGAACTTTATGCGTCATAGACAGAAAAAAACGTGAATTAACATCAACTCAAATTAAAGCACTTCAGATTTTAGCTAATCAAACGATTGACTATCTGGAGCATAAGAAAGAACATCGAAATCAAACCGATCTTCTAAGAAAAAGCATCCTAAAATTCAATAAGCTTAGTAATCATTCTTTAGATGCTTTGTTTCAGTTAGAGGTAAATGAAGAGCGCAATATTCATTTTACCTATATAAATGACACCATAAAAAAGCTTTTACCTCAGCTAAAACCAGAAGAATTCAAAAAAAATCCTTTTAAGGCTTTACCATTTATACACGCAGATGATCGATTAAAATTAGAAAATACCTTTGTAGAATCTATAAAAAACAGAGTAGAATGGGATATCACCTATAGAGTTAGCAAGCCCAACGGTGAGTATGCATGGCATCAATCTCGTGCTTTCCCAGATATCCAGGTTGGAAGAAGAACGATCTGGTACGGAAGTTTTAGAGACGTAACCGATAGAAAGAATTATATAGATTTACTTGAGCAAATTATTTTTGATATTTCACATATTATGCGAAGACCTATCGCAAATATGCTTGGATTGATTCACTTATTAGAAGTTTCCTCTAATGATGAGGATATGCTCAATAACCGCGAAATTATCAAGTATATAAAAGTAGTTTCTGAAGAAATAGATGAGGAGATCAAAGGACTGAATGAAAACTATCAAAAAATAAAGAAAAGCTTCAGTAAATTATATTGA